One window of the Nicotiana tabacum cultivar K326 chromosome 4, ASM71507v2, whole genome shotgun sequence genome contains the following:
- the LOC107760991 gene encoding expansin-B15: MALFAISHLVILSHILIALVCFTSPCFSFKAKHFNLTTSATHWSSAGATWYGSPDGAGSDGGSCGYGNAVSQAPFSSLVTGIGPSLYKSGKECGACYQVKCTKKVHPMCSGKGVRVVITDFCPGGPCVSQSAHFDLSGTAFGSMAIPGHEHKLRDAGVLQIRYARVACDYSRKNIVFHIDQGSNPEYFAVVIEFEEGDGDLAKVELKETKSSTSTTDQWRKMQQSWGAVWKLDAGSELHPPFSIRLTSQYSDQILVAKNVIPTGWQPGATYRSLVNYI, encoded by the exons ATGGCCTTATTCGCCATCTCACATTTGGTCATTCTTTCACATATTCTAATTGCTTTGGTTTGTTTCACCAGCCCGTGCTTCAGCTTCAAAGCTAAACATTTCAATTTGACCACCTCTGCCACTCACTGGTCGTCTGCTGGAGCTACTTGGTATGGCAGCCCCGATGGTGCTGGTAGCGACG GAGGATCTTGTGGATATGGAAATGCAGTATCTCAAGCACCTTTCTCTTCCTTGGTTACTGGGATTGGTCCATCACTCTACAAATCTGGAAAAGAATGTGGAGCTTGCTACCAG GTGAAATGTACAAAGAAGGTGCATCCTATGTGTTCAGGGAAAGGAGTAAGGGTGGTGATAACAGACTTTTGCCCAGGAGGTCCCTGCGTTTCCCAATCTGCACACTTTGACTTGAGTGGTACTGCATTTGGTTCCATGGCCATTCCTGGACATGAACACAAACTCCGTGATGCTGGCGTCTTGCAAATCCGTTATGCTAG GGTAGCGTGTGATTATTCAAGGAAAAACATAGTGTTCCACATTGACCAAGGATCAAACCCAGAGTACTTCGCAGTGGTAATAGAGTTTGAAGAAGGAGATGGTGATCTTGCAAAAGTTGAACTGAAAGAAACAAAAAGCAGCACTAGTACTACTGATCAATGGAGGAAAATGCAGCAGTCATGGGGTGCTGTTTGGAAACTGGACGCTGGCTCTGAGTTACACCCTCCATTTTCCATCCGATTGACTTCACAATATTCTGATCAGATTTTGGTGGCCAAGAATGTCATTCCCACTGGTTGGCAGCCCGGTGCTACGTACCGCTCTCTCGTCAATTATATttaa